The following coding sequences are from one Musa acuminata AAA Group cultivar baxijiao chromosome BXJ1-6, Cavendish_Baxijiao_AAA, whole genome shotgun sequence window:
- the LOC103976628 gene encoding LOW QUALITY PROTEIN: abscisic acid 8'-hydroxylase 4 (The sequence of the model RefSeq protein was modified relative to this genomic sequence to represent the inferred CDS: substituted 1 base at 1 genomic stop codon), translating to MASHLSLALSHLLRSPFFLLLSLSLLTYLVVRASRVTGNSRRAIVAASPPGTTGLPLIGETPAFLAANHSGKGVYDFVRARHLRYGECFKTNILGRTHVFVSSIVAVRTLLGHESPDFSKRYIRSITELVGDQSLLCASHEQHKFIRRHISCVFKLDSMDSTVKKFDELVIHTLRGWEQKDTVLVLSDAMKITFNAICKMLISTEDEHELEILRNDVSEVSEAMLALPLKFPGTRFYRGLKARRRIMNTLRKMIDLRKRGSECHEDFLQGFVRDESHGNEPLTDDQILDNILTLIIAGQVTTASSIAWMVKYLDENQEVQEXLRALHLELAFTNSLSPLGSEVLNVMPYALKIVKETLRMATIVSWFPRVALKDSEIGGLRIQKGWIVNVNARSIHYDPVVYDDPVKFNPSRFDDDSKPYSFLAFGIGGRICVGMNLAKAMMLVFLHRLVTTYRWRVTDSDSSLQKGAMFPMLRSGCPITVSPVVVEPK from the exons ATGGCGAGCCACCTGTCTCTCGCTCTCAGCCATCTTCTTCGttctccctttttcttgctcctctccctctctctgctCACGTACTTGGTCGTCCGAGCGTCGAGGGTGACAGGAAACTCCCGGAGGGCGATAGTGGCGGCCTCTCCTCCGGGGACTACTGGACTTCCTCTGATCGGGGAGACACCGGCATTCCTAGCGGCCAACCACAGCGGCAAGGGTGTTTACGACTTCGTCAGGGCACGCCATCTACG GTACGGAGAGTGTTTCAAAACCAATATACTTGGACGCACCCATGTTTTTGTGTCAAGCATTGTAGCCGTTCGGACACTCCTAGGTCATGAGTCTCCTGATTTCTCAAAGAGGTATATAAGGTCAATAACGGAGCTCGTGGGAGATCAAAGTTTGCTTTGTGCTTCCCATGAGCAACACAAGTTCATCCGTCGCCACATCTCCTGTGTTTTCAAATTAGACTCGATGGATTCAACAgtcaagaaatttgatgaattggTCATTCATACTTTGCGCGGTTGGGAGCAGAAAGATACTGTCCTGGTGCTTAGCGATGCTATGAAG ATTACGTTCAATGCGATCTGTAAGATGCTCATAAGCACAGAGGACGAGCACGAGCTAGAAATTCTAAGAAACGATGTTTCTGAAGTAAGCGAAGCGATGCTAGCCTTGCCTTTGAAATTTCCAGGGACTAGATTCTACAGGGGTCTCAAG GCCAGGAGAAGGATAATGAATACACTAAGAAAAATGATAGATTTAAGGAAAAGGGGATCAGAGTGTCATGAAGACTTCTTACAAGGCTTTGTAAGAGATGAATCACACGGTAACGAGCCATTGACCGATGACCAAATCTTGGATAATATCTTGACACTGATAATTGCAG GTCAGGTAACAACAGCAAGTTCAATAGCTTGGATGGTCAAGTACTTGGATGAGAACCAAGAGGTCCAAGAATAACTAAGA GCTTTACACTTGGAGCTAGCATTTACAAATTCTTTGTCACCTCTTGGATCTGAAGTTCTTAATGTTATGCCATATGCTCTTAAG ATTGTGAAGGAGACCTTGAGGATGGCAAcgattgtgtcttggtttccgagAGTGGCACTGAAGGACTCTGAGATTGGAG GATTAAGGATTCAGAAAGGGTGGATTGTGAATGTAAATGCGAGATCTATACACTATGATCCTGTGGTGTATGATGACCCAGTGAAGTTCAATCCATCGAGGTTCGAC GATGACTCCAAGCCCTATAGCTTCTTGGCATTTGGAATAGGAGGGAGGATATGCGTGGGAATGAACCTAGCCAAGGCTATGATGCTAGTTTTTCTACATCGGCTCGTTACGACATACAG GTGGAGGGTGACTGATTCGGATTCGAGCTTGCAGAAAGGAGCAATGTTCCCGATGCTGCGAAGCGGGTGTCCTATCACTGTCTCCCCTGTTGTGGTAGAGCCTAAATGA